From the genome of Streptomyces sp. NBC_01304:
GCCGGTGAGCACCTCGCTGTACCGGCACACCGACTCCCAGGTGCTCGACTGGGTCCGCGCCAACCGCGACGATCCGCGCCGCCCGCTCATCGAGCAGCGCATCGCGGAGCGGCCCGCCGCCGTGTGGTTCGCCGACTACGAACCGGACACGATCACCTCGCGGGTACGCGCGGTCACTTCGGCCGCGGGCACGCGGGTCCCCGTGCTCGTGGCGTACGCGATACCCGGCCGGGACTGCGGCGGGGCCTCCGAGGGAGGCGCGCCCGACCTGGCGGCGTACGACGGCTGGATCGACAGGTTCGCGGCGGGCCTCGGCTCCCGCGAGGTGATCGTGATCCTCGAACCGGACTCGATAGCCCAGTCCGACTGCCTCTCGGCCGGCGACCGCGCCGACCGCTTCGCCTCGCTGGCCCGCGCGGGACGCGCCCTGAAGTCCGCGAACCCGCGGGCGAAGGTGTACTACGACGCCGGACACTCGGGCTGGAACCCGGCCGCCACCCAGGCATCGGCGCTGCGCAAGGCCGGGGCGGCGTCGGCGAGTTCGTCGGACGGGATCTTCACCAACGTCTCCAACTTCCACCGCACCGGCGACGAGGTGGCGTACTCCCGC
Proteins encoded in this window:
- a CDS encoding glycoside hydrolase family 6 protein; translation: MAAAASVVVAVGTTAGMVSAVQGGNEHGEAAPKESQSPTMNPLPAVPTASPSPAPSPSQTTKSPSPKASSKEPESKPTKTGAPPVSTSLYRHTDSQVLDWVRANRDDPRRPLIEQRIAERPAAVWFADYEPDTITSRVRAVTSAAGTRVPVLVAYAIPGRDCGGASEGGAPDLAAYDGWIDRFAAGLGSREVIVILEPDSIAQSDCLSAGDRADRFASLARAGRALKSANPRAKVYYDAGHSGWNPAATQASALRKAGAASASSSDGIFTNVSNFHRTGDEVAYSRAVLTALGGPSGLGAVIDTSRNGNGAPAAGEWCDPDGRKIGRPPTLRTGEARIDAYLWVKLPGESDGCKGAPGTFTPGYAYDLVTGG